From Schistocerca cancellata isolate TAMUIC-IGC-003103 chromosome 6, iqSchCanc2.1, whole genome shotgun sequence, a single genomic window includes:
- the LOC126191034 gene encoding allergen Tha p 1-like: MHKCTLALLLACLVAAAAAYTTKYDNIDLDDILRNDRLLKKYHECLLSDSDASCTPDGKELKAAIPDALTDDCAKCNEKQKAGAEKVIKFLIKEKPDLWTPLENKYDPTGTYRQKYAEELKRVSA, translated from the exons ATGCACAAGTGTACTCTCGCACTGTTGTTGGCGTGCCTGGTGGCAGCTGCCGCCGCGTACACCACCAAGTACGACAACATCGACCTGGACGACATCCTGCGTAACGACCGCCTACTGAAGAAGTACCACGAGTGCCTGCTCTCAGACAGCGATGCATCCTGCACCCCTGATGGGAAGGAGCTCAAGG CCGCCATTCCTGATGCGCTGACGGACGACTGTGCCAAGTGCAATGAGAAGCAGAAGGCCGGAGCCGAGAAGGTGATCAAGTTCCTTATCAAGGAGAAGCCCGACCTGTGGACACCGCTGGAGAACAAATACGACCCCACCGGCACTTACAGGCAGAAGTACGCTGAGGAACTCAAGAGGGTCTCCGCCTAA